The following proteins are encoded in a genomic region of Cellulomonas sp. ES6:
- a CDS encoding DJ-1/PfpI family protein gives MGTGHPLRVGIVVFDDAEELDVVGPFDVLTSWAAHSALRPEVVTFSADGAGVRCAKGLRLLPDTSREEAGPLHVLVHPGGQGTRRLVHDPEHLAWVRRARRETALMTSVCTGALVYAAAGLLAGRPAATHWAAVDELARIDPSVLVDTEARYVDDGDVVTSAGVSAGIDMALHLVARLESRDAARAVRRGIQYDPQPPV, from the coding sequence GTGGGGACGGGTCACCCGCTGCGGGTCGGGATCGTCGTGTTCGACGACGCCGAGGAGCTCGACGTCGTCGGGCCTTTCGACGTGCTGACGTCGTGGGCCGCGCACTCCGCGCTGCGCCCCGAGGTCGTGACGTTCTCCGCCGACGGGGCGGGGGTGCGCTGCGCGAAGGGTCTGCGCCTGCTGCCCGACACCTCGCGCGAGGAGGCCGGCCCGCTGCACGTGCTCGTGCACCCCGGAGGCCAGGGCACCCGGCGGCTCGTCCACGACCCGGAGCACCTGGCGTGGGTGCGCCGCGCGCGCCGGGAGACGGCACTCATGACGTCGGTCTGCACCGGGGCCCTCGTCTACGCGGCCGCCGGCCTGCTCGCCGGCCGCCCCGCCGCGACGCACTGGGCCGCCGTCGACGAGCTCGCGCGGATCGACCCGAGCGTCCTGGTCGACACCGAGGCGCGCTACGTGGACGACGGCGACGTGGTCACGTCCGCGGGCGTCTCGGCCGGCATCGACATGGCGCTGCACCTCGTCGCGCGCCTGGAGTCCCGCGACGCCGCCCGAGCGGTGCGCCGCGGCATCCAGTACGACCCGCAGCCGCCCGTCTGA
- a CDS encoding aldo/keto reductase family protein: MEFRHLGRSGLKISEITYGNWLTHGSQVENDAATACVRAALDNGITSFDTADVYANTVAEEVLGEALKGERRQSLEIFTKVYWPTGPKGPNDSGLSRKHIMESIDGSLTRLRTDYVDLYQAHRYDHETPLEETMQAFADVVRAGKALYIGVSEWTADQIRAGQALAQGLGFRLVSNQPQYSALWRVIEGEVVPASEELGLSQIVWSPVAQGVLTGKYLPGQPLPAGSRATDEKGGARMVKSFLDRPNVLERVQQLRPVADELGLSLAQLAVAWVLQNRNVAAAIIGASRPEQVVENVKAAGVTIPAELMTRIDDILGDAVISDPAETAKSSPASR; the protein is encoded by the coding sequence ATGGAATTCCGCCACCTGGGCCGCTCCGGCCTCAAGATCTCCGAGATCACCTACGGCAACTGGCTCACGCACGGCTCGCAGGTCGAGAACGACGCCGCGACCGCCTGCGTCCGCGCCGCGCTCGACAACGGCATCACCTCGTTCGACACCGCGGACGTGTACGCGAACACCGTCGCGGAGGAGGTGCTCGGCGAGGCCCTGAAGGGCGAGCGTCGGCAGTCCCTCGAGATCTTCACGAAGGTCTACTGGCCGACCGGCCCGAAGGGCCCGAACGACTCCGGCCTGTCCCGCAAGCACATCATGGAGTCGATCGACGGCTCGCTGACCCGCCTGCGGACCGACTACGTCGACCTGTACCAGGCGCACCGCTACGACCACGAGACGCCGCTCGAGGAGACGATGCAGGCGTTCGCGGACGTCGTGCGCGCCGGCAAGGCGCTGTACATCGGCGTGAGCGAGTGGACCGCCGACCAGATCCGCGCCGGTCAGGCCCTCGCCCAGGGCCTCGGCTTCCGCCTGGTGTCGAACCAGCCGCAGTACTCCGCGCTGTGGCGCGTCATCGAGGGCGAGGTCGTCCCCGCCTCCGAGGAGCTCGGGCTGTCGCAGATCGTCTGGTCGCCCGTCGCGCAGGGCGTGCTCACGGGCAAGTACCTGCCCGGCCAGCCGCTGCCCGCCGGCTCGCGCGCCACGGACGAGAAGGGCGGCGCGCGCATGGTGAAGTCGTTCCTCGACCGGCCGAACGTGCTCGAGCGCGTGCAGCAGCTGCGCCCCGTGGCCGACGAGCTCGGGCTGTCGCTCGCGCAGCTCGCGGTCGCCTGGGTGCTGCAGAACCGGAACGTGGCGGCCGCCATCATCGGCGCGTCCCGGCCCGAGCAGGTCGTCGAGAACGTCAAGGCCGCGGGCGTGACGATCCCCGCCGAGCTCATGACGCGGATCGACGACATCCTCGGCGACGCCGTGATCTCGGACCCGGCGGAGACGGCGAAGTCCTCCCCCGCCTCGCGCTGA
- a CDS encoding dipeptidase: MTEPTSPSASPSVPALRARVEEAFAGVRADLEALVRVPSVSNADFDQAHVAASAEHVARLLREAGMPEVQVLAVDRPDGTPGAPAVVARRPAPAGAPTVLLYAHHDVQPPGAREDWDTDPFEPTERDGRLYGRGAADDKAGVVAHLGALRVLGDELGVGVTVFVEGEEEVGSPSFTRFLHTHRDLLAADVIVVADSSNWKVGVPGLTTSLRGLVDLEVEVAVLDHAVHSGMFGGPVLDAVTLLSRLIATLHDDAGDVAVPGLVAAADPAVDYDESAFRADASVLDGVRLAGTGPLTARLWTRPTIAVIGLDAPRVATASNTIAPKATAKLSMRIAPGQDPAAALAALRAHLEGNAPFGARVTVRDGELGKPFQAPADSPAMRAARRAFADAWGTEPVDIGIGGSIPFIADLLEVYPDAAILVTGVEDPDSRAHGANESVHLAELEKVVLAEALLLARLAL; this comes from the coding sequence GTGACAGAGCCGACCTCGCCCTCCGCGTCCCCGTCCGTCCCCGCGCTGCGCGCCCGCGTCGAGGAGGCCTTCGCCGGCGTCCGCGCGGACCTCGAGGCGCTGGTCCGCGTCCCGAGCGTCTCCAACGCGGACTTCGACCAGGCCCACGTCGCCGCCAGCGCCGAGCACGTGGCCCGGCTGCTGCGCGAGGCGGGGATGCCGGAGGTGCAGGTCCTGGCGGTCGACCGGCCCGACGGCACGCCCGGTGCTCCCGCGGTCGTCGCCCGGCGCCCCGCCCCGGCCGGTGCGCCGACCGTGCTGCTCTACGCGCACCACGACGTGCAGCCGCCCGGCGCGCGCGAGGACTGGGACACCGACCCGTTCGAGCCGACCGAGCGCGACGGGCGCCTGTACGGGCGCGGCGCGGCGGACGACAAGGCCGGCGTCGTCGCGCACCTCGGTGCCCTGCGCGTGCTCGGCGACGAGCTCGGCGTCGGCGTGACGGTCTTCGTCGAGGGGGAGGAGGAGGTCGGGTCGCCGTCCTTCACCCGGTTCCTGCACACGCACCGGGACCTGCTGGCCGCCGACGTCATCGTGGTGGCCGACTCGTCCAACTGGAAGGTCGGCGTGCCCGGCCTCACGACGTCGCTGCGCGGGCTCGTCGACCTCGAGGTCGAGGTCGCCGTCCTGGACCACGCGGTGCACTCCGGCATGTTCGGCGGCCCCGTGCTCGACGCGGTGACGCTGCTGTCCCGGCTGATCGCGACCCTGCACGACGACGCGGGCGACGTGGCGGTCCCGGGCCTCGTCGCGGCCGCCGATCCCGCGGTCGACTACGACGAGTCGGCGTTCCGGGCCGACGCCTCGGTGCTCGACGGCGTCCGTCTCGCCGGCACCGGGCCGCTGACGGCCCGGCTGTGGACCCGGCCGACGATCGCCGTGATCGGGCTGGACGCCCCGCGGGTCGCCACCGCGTCGAACACGATCGCCCCGAAGGCGACCGCGAAGCTCTCGATGCGCATCGCCCCCGGGCAGGACCCCGCGGCGGCGCTGGCCGCCCTGCGGGCGCACCTGGAGGGGAACGCGCCGTTCGGTGCCCGCGTCACGGTGCGCGACGGCGAGCTCGGCAAGCCGTTCCAGGCGCCGGCGGACTCCCCGGCGATGCGGGCCGCCCGCCGGGCGTTCGCGGACGCCTGGGGCACCGAGCCGGTCGACATCGGCATCGGCGGGTCGATCCCCTTCATCGCGGACCTCCTCGAGGTGTACCCGGACGCCGCGATCCTCGTGACCGGCGTCGAGGACCCGGACTCGCGCGCGCACGGCGCGAACGAGTCGGTGCACCTGGCGGAGCTCGAGAAGGTCGTCCTGGCGGAGGCCCTGCTCCTGGCCCGACTCGCCCTCTGA
- the erpA gene encoding iron-sulfur cluster insertion protein ErpA: MSETTETATHGVVLTDVAADKVRSLLEQEGRDDLRLRIAVQPGGCSGLIYQLYFDERVLDGDALRDFDGVEVVVDRMSVPYLEGATIDFADTIEKQGFTIDNPNAGSSCACGGSFS; encoded by the coding sequence ATGAGCGAGACCACCGAGACCGCGACGCACGGCGTCGTCCTCACCGACGTCGCGGCCGACAAGGTGCGCAGCCTGCTCGAGCAGGAGGGGCGCGACGACCTGCGCCTGCGCATCGCGGTGCAGCCCGGGGGCTGCTCGGGCCTCATCTACCAGCTCTACTTCGACGAGCGCGTCCTGGACGGCGACGCCCTGCGCGACTTCGACGGCGTCGAGGTCGTGGTCGACCGCATGAGCGTGCCGTACCTCGAGGGCGCGACGATCGACTTCGCGGACACGATCGAGAAGCAGGGCTTCACGATCGACAACCCGAACGCCGGCAGCAGCTGCGCCTGCGGCGGGTCGTTCAGCTGA
- a CDS encoding glycerate kinase, protein MHVLVAPGRFDARPDDGPARPRGVPASDPWPALTAPEAVDALVRGWREGAPGDVLVPLPLSDGGAGLVEAVRAARGGELLSVTTTDAHGAVVPGAVLVVQEPSGARTAYVDGALALGAADPGKRPVTATTSAGLGTLLAAALDTGAGRVVVGLGGRRTVAHDAGAGLLAALGAAPAVAAEGLGAAAALRADDLAALPRLREALAGRDLVALHAHDLPLTGLSGVSADLAESGRVDAATAQDAERAAAAFAHAAASAAATAGRVDLLAGPGTGRGAASGTAPGAARSAGSREALVPGSGAGGGAAFVLGLLGARLVEGAAWVADAVDLAARVAEADLVVTGSGVLDASALEHGVVGAVARAALPLGVPAVAVAAQLRTGRRDWGAAGLAGGFAVLERPDDAARWRADPAAALRGRVPRIARTWSR, encoded by the coding sequence GTGCACGTCCTCGTCGCCCCCGGCAGGTTCGACGCGCGGCCGGACGACGGCCCCGCGCGTCCCCGCGGTGTGCCCGCCTCCGACCCGTGGCCCGCGCTGACGGCGCCCGAGGCCGTGGACGCGCTCGTCCGGGGGTGGCGCGAGGGTGCCCCCGGGGACGTGCTGGTCCCGCTCCCGCTGTCCGACGGCGGCGCCGGCCTGGTGGAGGCCGTGCGGGCGGCGCGCGGCGGCGAGCTGCTGTCCGTGACGACGACCGACGCCCACGGCGCAGTGGTGCCGGGCGCGGTGCTCGTCGTGCAGGAGCCGTCGGGCGCGCGCACGGCGTACGTCGACGGGGCCCTGGCGCTCGGGGCCGCCGACCCGGGGAAGCGGCCCGTCACGGCCACCACCTCCGCCGGGCTGGGCACCCTCCTGGCGGCTGCGCTCGACACGGGGGCCGGGCGGGTCGTCGTGGGCCTCGGCGGGCGGCGGACCGTCGCCCACGACGCGGGCGCGGGTCTGCTCGCGGCGCTCGGAGCGGCTCCGGCCGTGGCGGCTGAGGGGCTCGGCGCCGCGGCGGCCCTGCGCGCGGACGACCTCGCGGCGCTGCCGCGGCTGCGGGAGGCACTGGCGGGCAGGGACCTGGTCGCCCTGCACGCGCACGACCTGCCCCTGACCGGGCTGAGCGGTGTCTCGGCGGACCTGGCCGAGTCCGGGCGCGTGGACGCCGCGACCGCGCAGGACGCCGAGCGTGCGGCAGCGGCGTTCGCGCACGCCGCGGCGTCCGCGGCCGCGACGGCCGGTCGGGTGGACCTGCTCGCCGGTCCCGGGACGGGTCGCGGCGCCGCGTCCGGGACCGCGCCGGGTGCGGCACGCTCGGCGGGGTCCCGGGAGGCGCTCGTACCCGGGTCCGGGGCCGGAGGGGGAGCGGCGTTCGTGCTGGGGCTGCTGGGCGCGCGGCTCGTCGAGGGCGCCGCGTGGGTCGCCGACGCCGTGGACCTCGCCGCGCGGGTCGCGGAGGCCGACCTGGTCGTGACCGGGTCGGGCGTGCTCGACGCCTCCGCGCTGGAGCACGGCGTGGTCGGGGCGGTCGCGCGCGCCGCCCTCCCGCTGGGCGTGCCGGCGGTGGCGGTCGCGGCGCAGCTGCGCACCGGCCGGCGCGACTGGGGCGCCGCGGGGCTCGCCGGCGGGTTCGCCGTGCTGGAGCGTCCCGACGACGCCGCGCGGTGGCGGGCCGACCCGGCCGCGGCGCTGCGGGGCCGGGTGCCGCGCATCGCCCGCACCTGGTCGCGCTGA
- the nadA gene encoding quinolinate synthase NadA: MILRVSLLSATATFTEPAPSALLLLGQGADLASERGVECVGGLPAASDPDLVDRARAARAALGDRAFVLGHHYQRDEVIDFADVTGDSFKLAREAAARPEAEYILFCGVHFMAESADILTSDSQQVVLPDLAAGCSMADMAAIDQVEDAWDVLVDAGVAQDTVPVTYMNSTAAIKAFTGRHGGTVCTSSNAHVALRWAFDQVGGLDGTGKVLFMPDQHLGRNTAVLQLGIPLDQCVVFDPRKPGGGLTAQELRDARMILWRGHCSVHGRFSAQNLLDVRAAVPDVTVLVHPECRHEVVTGADMVGSTEYIIKALDAAPAGSSWAIGTELNLVRRLAAAHPDKQISYLDSTVCFCSTMNRIDLPHLVWAMESLLDGRVVNRIVVDADDAHWARVALDQMLALPGY; this comes from the coding sequence ATGATCCTGCGCGTGAGTCTGCTCTCCGCCACGGCCACGTTCACGGAGCCCGCCCCCTCGGCCCTGCTGCTGCTCGGCCAGGGCGCCGACCTGGCGTCCGAACGCGGCGTCGAGTGCGTCGGCGGCCTGCCCGCCGCGTCCGACCCGGACCTCGTCGACCGGGCCCGCGCCGCGCGCGCCGCGCTCGGCGACCGCGCGTTCGTGCTCGGCCACCACTACCAGCGCGACGAGGTCATCGACTTCGCCGACGTCACCGGCGACTCCTTCAAGCTCGCCCGCGAGGCCGCCGCCCGGCCCGAGGCCGAGTACATCCTGTTCTGCGGGGTGCACTTCATGGCCGAGTCCGCCGACATCCTGACCTCCGACAGCCAGCAGGTGGTCCTGCCCGACCTGGCCGCCGGCTGCTCGATGGCGGACATGGCGGCGATCGACCAGGTCGAGGACGCGTGGGACGTGCTCGTGGACGCCGGCGTCGCGCAGGACACGGTCCCCGTCACGTACATGAACTCCACGGCGGCCATCAAGGCGTTCACCGGCCGGCACGGCGGCACGGTCTGCACGTCCTCCAACGCGCACGTCGCGCTGCGGTGGGCGTTCGACCAGGTGGGAGGCCTCGACGGCACCGGCAAGGTGCTGTTCATGCCGGACCAGCACCTCGGCCGCAACACCGCCGTGCTCCAGCTCGGCATCCCGCTCGACCAGTGCGTCGTCTTCGACCCGCGCAAGCCCGGAGGCGGCCTGACCGCGCAGGAGCTCCGCGACGCCCGGATGATCCTGTGGCGCGGCCACTGCTCGGTGCACGGCCGGTTCAGCGCCCAGAACCTGCTGGACGTGCGGGCGGCCGTGCCGGACGTCACCGTGCTGGTCCACCCGGAGTGCCGGCACGAGGTCGTGACCGGCGCGGACATGGTGGGGTCCACCGAGTACATCATCAAGGCGCTCGACGCCGCGCCGGCCGGCTCCTCCTGGGCGATCGGGACCGAGCTGAACCTCGTCCGCCGCCTCGCCGCCGCGCACCCCGACAAGCAGATCTCGTACCTGGACTCGACGGTCTGCTTCTGCTCGACCATGAACCGCATCGACCTCCCGCACCTCGTCTGGGCCATGGAGTCGCTCCTGGACGGGCGGGTGGTCAACCGCATCGTGGTGGACGCCGACGACGCCCACTGGGCGCGCGTCGCGCTCGACCAGATGCTCGCGCTGCCGGGGTACTGA
- a CDS encoding aminotransferase class V-fold PLP-dependent enzyme, which produces MSTEPSPVPTVPPGSGSAAGRGRGAAPRRVVLDSAGRAPVLPAAREAYLAALDEGWADPRRLHSEGRRARALLDGAREAVAALVGARTEEVDLAPSHTAALHGAVRTVARGRRRTGGTVVTSAVERMAVLDAADLAVAEGPGGSRVTVPVDRLGRVDPGALAEAVAVPGVALAALQHANGEVGTLQPVQQAHAAARAAGVPLLVDAGSSWGHVPVGDAWDVLTVDPGDVGAPPGVAVLVTRAGVRRSPVGPPDEDRWFPGGVAVPAALAAAVALQHAHARVRAGDDDRAALVDRVRERVAAVPLVDVAGPGARAERLPHVLTFSCLYVDGEAVVTALDRAGFAVASGSACTSATQTPSHVLAAMGLLSQGNVRLSLPRGATAADVDRFCDVLPGVVAGLRRDAGAGDL; this is translated from the coding sequence GTGAGCACCGAGCCGTCCCCCGTGCCGACCGTCCCGCCGGGATCCGGGAGCGCCGCGGGCCGTGGGCGCGGCGCGGCACCGCGTCGCGTGGTCCTCGACTCCGCGGGCCGCGCACCGGTGCTGCCCGCGGCCCGGGAGGCGTACCTCGCCGCCCTCGACGAGGGGTGGGCGGACCCGCGACGGCTGCACTCGGAGGGGCGTCGCGCCCGCGCCCTGCTCGACGGTGCCCGCGAGGCCGTCGCGGCGCTCGTGGGCGCGCGGACCGAGGAGGTGGACCTCGCGCCCTCCCACACGGCGGCGCTGCACGGTGCCGTGCGGACCGTCGCCCGCGGCCGCCGGCGCACCGGGGGGACGGTCGTGACCTCCGCCGTCGAGCGGATGGCCGTGCTCGACGCCGCGGACCTGGCCGTCGCGGAGGGGCCGGGCGGGAGCCGCGTGACCGTCCCGGTCGACCGCCTCGGGCGCGTGGACCCGGGCGCGCTCGCCGAGGCCGTCGCCGTGCCCGGCGTCGCGCTGGCCGCGCTGCAGCACGCGAACGGCGAGGTCGGCACGCTCCAGCCGGTCCAGCAGGCGCACGCCGCCGCGCGCGCCGCGGGCGTGCCGCTGCTCGTCGACGCCGGGTCCTCGTGGGGCCACGTGCCGGTGGGCGACGCGTGGGACGTGCTCACGGTGGACCCCGGCGACGTCGGCGCGCCGCCCGGCGTCGCGGTGCTCGTGACGCGCGCCGGGGTGCGTCGCTCCCCCGTCGGCCCGCCCGACGAGGACCGCTGGTTCCCCGGCGGCGTGGCGGTCCCCGCGGCGCTGGCCGCCGCGGTCGCCCTCCAGCACGCCCACGCCCGGGTGCGCGCCGGCGACGACGACCGCGCCGCGCTGGTCGACCGCGTACGGGAGCGGGTCGCCGCCGTGCCGCTCGTCGACGTCGCCGGCCCCGGGGCGCGCGCCGAGCGGCTGCCCCACGTCCTGACGTTCTCCTGCCTGTACGTCGACGGCGAGGCGGTCGTGACCGCCCTGGACCGCGCGGGCTTCGCGGTCGCGTCGGGGTCGGCGTGCACGTCCGCGACGCAGACGCCGAGCCACGTGCTCGCCGCGATGGGCCTGCTCAGCCAGGGCAACGTGCGGCTGTCGCTCCCGCGCGGCGCGACGGCGGCCGACGTCGACCGGTTCTGCGACGTCCTGCCGGGCGTGGTCGCGGGGCTGCGCCGGGACGCAGGCGCGGGCGACCTCTAG
- the ctaD gene encoding cytochrome c oxidase subunit I yields MAAAVEVVPGLAPRRQTLGRTIVKWVTSTDHKTIGYMYLITAFVWFAIGGLMALLIRAELFEPGIQVVQSKEQYNQLFTMHGTIMLLLFATPLFAAFANIIMPLQIGAPDVAFPRLNAFSYWLYLFGGLIAAAGFLTPQGAASFGWFAYAPLSNSVYSPGAGGDLWVFGLALTGFGTILGAVNFITTIVTMRAPGMTMFRMPIFTWNTLITSLLVLMAFPPLAAALFALGADRRLGAQVFNPENGGAILWQHLFWFFGHPEVYIIALPFFGIATEILPVFSRKPVFGYKGLVYATIAIAALSVTVWAHHMYVTGAVLLPFFALMTMLIAVPTGVKFFNWIGTMWRGKLTFETPMLWTIGFLTTFLFGGLTGVILSSPALDFHVSDTYFVVAHFHYVVFGTVVFMMFGGMYYWWPKFTGRMLNERLGKLHFWLLFIGFHMTFLVQHWLGAEGMPRRYADYSPEDGFTWMNQVSTVGSMILAISTLPFLWNVYITWRRAPKVTVDDPWGYGQSLEWATSCPPPRHNFTSLPRIRSERPAFDLHHPEVAAMDHVEPEPGFFDWEAERSGEQGLARDRLEHGGGEQEQSTATIVDDRPQGDDEEGRTR; encoded by the coding sequence ATGGCCGCCGCCGTCGAGGTCGTGCCGGGGCTCGCGCCCCGCCGCCAGACCCTGGGCCGCACGATCGTCAAGTGGGTCACGTCGACCGACCACAAGACGATCGGCTACATGTACCTGATCACCGCGTTCGTGTGGTTCGCCATCGGCGGCCTCATGGCGCTGCTGATCCGCGCCGAGCTGTTCGAGCCGGGCATCCAGGTGGTGCAGAGCAAGGAGCAGTACAACCAGCTCTTCACCATGCACGGCACGATCATGCTGCTGCTGTTCGCGACGCCGCTGTTCGCCGCGTTCGCCAACATCATCATGCCGCTGCAGATCGGTGCGCCCGACGTCGCGTTCCCGCGGCTCAACGCGTTCTCGTACTGGCTGTACCTGTTCGGCGGCCTCATCGCGGCGGCGGGCTTCCTCACGCCGCAGGGCGCCGCGTCGTTCGGGTGGTTCGCGTACGCGCCGCTGTCGAACTCCGTGTACTCACCGGGAGCCGGCGGGGACCTGTGGGTGTTCGGCCTCGCGCTGACCGGTTTCGGCACGATCCTCGGCGCCGTCAACTTCATCACCACGATCGTCACGATGCGCGCGCCCGGCATGACGATGTTCCGGATGCCGATCTTCACCTGGAACACGCTCATCACGAGCCTGCTGGTGCTGATGGCGTTCCCGCCGCTGGCCGCCGCGCTGTTCGCACTCGGCGCCGACCGCCGGCTCGGCGCGCAGGTGTTCAACCCCGAGAACGGCGGCGCCATCCTCTGGCAGCACCTGTTCTGGTTCTTCGGGCACCCCGAGGTGTACATCATCGCGCTGCCGTTCTTCGGCATCGCGACCGAGATCCTGCCGGTGTTCAGCCGCAAGCCCGTGTTCGGCTACAAGGGCCTGGTGTACGCGACCATCGCGATCGCCGCCCTGTCCGTCACGGTGTGGGCGCACCACATGTACGTGACCGGCGCGGTGCTGCTGCCGTTCTTCGCGCTGATGACGATGCTCATCGCCGTGCCGACGGGCGTGAAGTTCTTCAACTGGATCGGCACGATGTGGCGCGGCAAGCTCACGTTCGAGACGCCGATGCTGTGGACCATCGGGTTCCTCACGACGTTCCTCTTCGGCGGCCTGACCGGCGTCATCCTGTCCAGCCCGGCGCTCGACTTCCACGTCTCCGACACGTACTTCGTCGTGGCGCACTTCCACTACGTGGTGTTCGGCACCGTCGTGTTCATGATGTTCGGCGGCATGTACTACTGGTGGCCGAAGTTCACCGGCCGGATGCTCAACGAGCGGCTCGGCAAGCTCCACTTCTGGCTGCTGTTCATCGGCTTCCACATGACGTTCCTCGTCCAGCACTGGCTCGGCGCCGAGGGCATGCCCCGCCGGTACGCCGACTACTCGCCGGAGGACGGCTTCACCTGGATGAACCAGGTGTCGACCGTCGGCTCGATGATCCTCGCGATCTCGACGCTGCCGTTCCTGTGGAACGTCTACATCACGTGGCGCCGCGCGCCGAAGGTCACCGTGGACGACCCGTGGGGCTACGGCCAGTCGCTCGAGTGGGCGACGTCCTGCCCGCCGCCGCGGCACAACTTCACGTCGCTGCCCCGCATCCGGTCCGAGCGCCCCGCGTTCGACCTGCACCACCCCGAGGTCGCCGCCATGGACCACGTGGAGCCCGAGCCCGGGTTCTTCGACTGGGAGGCCGAGCGGTCCGGCGAGCAGGGCCTGGCCCGTGACCGCCTCGAGCACGGCGGCGGCGAGCAGGAGCAGTCGACGGCCACGATCGTGGACGACCGGCCGCAGGGTGACGACGAGGAGGGGCGCACGCGATGA
- a CDS encoding DUF3043 domain-containing protein produces MFGRSKDGSTGGTTQAPLTEETPGTAEAPGSGKGRPTPKRKVAEAANRRPLVPTDRKAASKEARAAQRAERDRQYAAMQTGDERYLPAKDKGPVRRYIRDYVDARWSLGELFLPVAIVMLLANMLLTTWNPNIAFLGLVVLYLFIIAMVVDVAIMWRRLRKRLVAKFGPDTIQRGMMMYSVTRVFQIRRARLPKPQVKHGEYPR; encoded by the coding sequence GTGTTCGGACGCAGCAAGGACGGCAGCACCGGCGGGACCACCCAGGCGCCCCTGACCGAGGAGACCCCCGGCACCGCCGAGGCCCCCGGGTCGGGCAAGGGCCGTCCCACCCCGAAGCGGAAGGTCGCCGAGGCCGCCAACCGCCGCCCGCTGGTGCCTACGGACCGCAAGGCCGCCTCCAAGGAGGCCCGGGCCGCGCAGCGTGCCGAGCGGGACCGGCAGTACGCCGCCATGCAGACCGGCGACGAGCGCTACCTCCCCGCGAAGGACAAGGGCCCGGTCCGCCGGTACATCCGCGACTACGTCGACGCGCGCTGGAGCCTCGGCGAGCTGTTCCTGCCGGTCGCCATCGTCATGCTGCTCGCCAACATGCTCCTGACGACGTGGAACCCGAACATCGCGTTCCTCGGTCTCGTCGTGCTGTACCTGTTCATCATCGCGATGGTCGTCGACGTGGCGATCATGTGGCGCCGGCTGCGCAAGCGGCTCGTCGCGAAGTTCGGGCCCGACACCATCCAGCGCGGGATGATGATGTACAGCGTCACGCGCGTGTTCCAGATCCGCCGCGCCCGGCTGCCGAAGCCGCAGGTCAAGCACGGTGAGTACCCGCGGTAG
- the coxB gene encoding cytochrome c oxidase subunit II yields the protein MTVVALALAGCSPEAQRGWLPGDSDNEITNQTGRITNLWVGSWVAALLVGILVWGLILWCVAVYRKRKDDDQLPVQLRYHVPLEIMYVVLPIVMVGVLFYYTARDMTEIQDTSAEPDLTVQVIGKQWSWDFNYVDDDVYDTGQHAQEVGRTGVLADQPTLYLPVGERVEFVLDSRDVIHSFWVPAFLYKQDMIPGRTNTFQVVPQVEGEYLGKCAELCGEEHSSMLFNVKVVSREEYDAHIQDLRDAGQDGQLGLEYNRLQDVRVTGEGGSDAEGDEGES from the coding sequence GTGACCGTCGTCGCGCTCGCGCTCGCCGGATGCTCGCCCGAGGCCCAGCGCGGCTGGCTGCCCGGCGACTCCGACAACGAGATCACGAACCAGACCGGCCGGATCACCAACCTGTGGGTCGGCTCCTGGGTGGCCGCCCTCCTGGTCGGCATCCTCGTCTGGGGCCTGATCCTGTGGTGCGTCGCGGTGTACCGGAAGCGCAAGGACGACGACCAGCTCCCGGTCCAGCTCCGGTACCACGTGCCGCTCGAGATCATGTACGTCGTGCTCCCGATCGTCATGGTCGGCGTGCTGTTCTACTACACGGCGCGCGACATGACCGAGATCCAGGACACCTCCGCGGAGCCCGACCTGACCGTCCAGGTCATCGGCAAGCAGTGGAGCTGGGACTTCAACTACGTCGACGACGACGTCTACGACACCGGGCAGCACGCCCAGGAGGTCGGCCGCACCGGCGTCCTCGCGGACCAGCCGACGCTGTACCTGCCCGTCGGCGAGCGCGTCGAGTTCGTGCTCGACTCCCGCGACGTCATCCACTCGTTCTGGGTGCCGGCGTTCCTCTACAAGCAGGACATGATCCCGGGACGGACGAACACGTTCCAGGTCGTGCCGCAGGTCGAGGGCGAGTACCTCGGCAAGTGCGCGGAGCTCTGCGGCGAGGAGCACTCGTCGATGCTGTTCAACGTGAAGGTGGTGTCGCGCGAGGAGTACGACGCGCACATCCAGGACCTGCGGGACGCCGGCCAGGACGGTCAGCTGGGTCTCGAGTACAACCGCCTGCAGGACGTCCGCGTCACCGGTGAGGGTGGCAGCGACGCCGAGGGCGACGAGGGAGAGAGCTGA